Sequence from the Xenorhabdus nematophila ATCC 19061 genome:
CAGTTATCTGTTACGGATCAGTGTACTGCGTTATCTGAAATGGTTGCTGATCCCCTTGGGTTTTTTAACCTTCGGTCTGGTCGCGATTGTACTGTCTGCAAGCACGCAGCCGGATAGCCTGCTTTGGGGATTTCCGATCGGAAAATATTGGGTAGGTCTTGATCCTCAAGGCATCCAGATTGCTAATCAGACATTCTGGCGCAGCCTGGCTGCATTATCCGCAACGCTGTGGTTTATGATGAACATGCCTTTTGAACAGATGATTAAACTACTCAAATTTTGCCGGGTTCCTCATCTCTTGATCGAACAGATCTTACTGACGTGGCGTTTTATTTTTATCTTTTTTGAAGAAGCCGTGGCAATTCATCACGCGCAGTCATTGCGATTTGGTTATCGTTCCTTGAGAACCAGCTACTATTCGCTCGCAATGCTGGTCAGCATGCTGTTTTCGCGCGTGATGAGCCGTTATCAGCAA
This genomic interval carries:
- a CDS encoding energy-coupling factor ABC transporter transmembrane protein, translating into MIGIDKLSYQSRWRDKDPRAKFALYLLSVTLAMVLSPFWQAMSVLGFAMFTSYLLRISVLRYLKWLLIPLGFLTFGLVAIVLSASTQPDSLLWGFPIGKYWVGLDPQGIQIANQTFWRSLAALSATLWFMMNMPFEQMIKLLKFCRVPHLLIEQILLTWRFIFIFFEEAVAIHHAQSLRFGYRSLRTSYYSLAMLVSMLFSRVMSRYQQMSVALELKLYQGDFHL